A stretch of DNA from Macrotis lagotis isolate mMagLag1 chromosome X, bilby.v1.9.chrom.fasta, whole genome shotgun sequence:
tctactgcaccacttaaccGCCCTGAAGTCTTTGATTTCTGTTGAATTTATTCTAGTTTTTAGATTCTATTTCCTGGATGAAGTTTACCATTTTGCTTTCTAAGCtgtttatttttctgattctttcatctagatctttttaaaaatgttgtattTCTTTGTACCTGTTTGTACAAATATTCATTTGGTCtttgtggaaaatattttttttccttttaatccctCCTTGAAGTTTTAGTCACTCCTTTTTGGGAGATCTGTAtatctataataattttttatactgATTGGTatttccttttgacttttttatttcttcagctTTAGTTCCTGATTTGGAACTTATTTCCAGGGTCATAGTTCACTCGCTGCTGTGCTCTTGGGTGGGGAAGTGTTGGCCCTCTTTGGGCTCACCCTGAATTCCCCATGGCTCTTTGACTTTCACCTCCCAAAAACAAACCCTTGAATTGTTGAGGTTCATAATGTGTGATGTTCAGGACCTTCTTTGGAGCCTTAGACCAGAATGTTAGTAACTCAAAGCCCACTGGATATGAGTGCTGCATGGGCCCTGCTGGTACTGTTTTCCAAGAGCTTCCAAGCTCTCTCCcccatcttcccctccccctcactccctattcccccccccccccccccccaccatgggcTCTTCTGTTCATGCTCTCTTGGGCACAAAGCTGGCAAACTATACATCTCCTGTCTTCAGAGGTGAGAAATGTTGGCACTGGCTGTATTGGGggggtaccttttttttttttttaggtttttgcaaggcaaacggggttaagtggcttgcccaaggccacacagctagataattattaagtatctgagactggacttgaactcaggtactcctgactccagggctggtgctttatccactatgccacctagctgccccagggcacCTTTTTTTAATGTCCATGGGCTTCTGGCTGATGGGTGATGGCAGACACTCAttgggtcttttaaaaaaaaatccttccttagTTGCTTTTTAACCTTTGGATTGTGATTTTGATTCAGAGATTGGAAAAATGTCTGATGGTTTTATCATAGTTGCCTTTTGCACAGAGGTAGCAGTGGTATGGGGAAAGGGTGCTGGATTAGGAGtcaaaggatctggattcaaatttcagttTTGACACTTAATCCCTttttgaccttggccaagtcatttgatctctatgagcctcagttttcttatttataaagcAGGGAAGTTGAAGTAGATGCCCTCTCAGATCCTATCCTACAGTAGATCTAGGACCCTATAAATTACTTAACcgccttgtgcctcagtttcttaatctgtaaaatctGGGGTGTTGGTCTTAgaggttccttccatctctatatGTGACCCTAAGAGCTTTGCCCCATGCTCATATTTTACAGAATGTAATATGGGCACAACAATGTCCCATCTTGAGCCAACTTGTATCATCACTTGGGAACCttttaaatctctcttttttttttaaggtttttgcaaggcaatggggttaagtggcttggctaaggccacacagctcggtaattattaagtgtttgaggctggattcgaactcaggtactcctgactccagggccagtgttctgtccactgtgccacctagctgccccggaacctttaaatcaaatcaaaatcaaatcatATGAATGTCAGGGTGAGGGGATGTTACAGGGCCTGGCTACTAAGAAGGAACTAGCCTAATGGAGTCTCCTGGTATCCCCCATGTTTCAGATGGAGGCTGTATGACCACTTGCCAAAAATGAAGAATGGATTCATGAATTGGGAAGGATCATAGTTATCATAGTCCCCTAGACCCAGAGCTGGAATAGACCTCAGAGACCATTAGTCCAACTAATTTttacattggggggggggggaagattaaaagactttccccaaggtcacacagatagtaaggagTAGAGCAGGGCTTAATTTAAAATTGGATTCTTTGGTGCCAAATCTCACATTTCTGTGAGATCCTTTTACACCCTATGGAGcatccttacctgtaaaatgatacCCGAattccagggttgctgtgaatCTTGGATGAGCTCATGTAATCACATTTAACCCTTAACCCTTGATTCCTTGGGCAATTTGTCTGGTCAAACTTATGGACCCTTCTCACAAGCATGTTCTTAAATTGTCACATAAAATacaaaggtttgcaaagcaaatcaattatattggaattcagtcattaaaatattaaaaagaatcaaGTTTCCAGGCCCCAGGTTGAGAGTCCCTAATAATTTGCCTGTTGATTTTTACATTTggccagggtgggggtgggggggaggcagtcaggattaagtatcttgcccagtgtcatacagctagtaaatgtctgaggtcagattagaactcatgTCCTAATTCCAGAGTACTGTGCCCTAGTTTTTGCCCTTTAAATGAGTTATTGTTAGTGAAAGGTAAGGCTTGCACCTCTAAATTATGTCTCAGATCTGTCCAGAAACTAATCCCAGGCTGTAGAGACACCTTGTAGCTTTCAGGtcaaggaagggagaaaactagcctcggtttcttcatctgtaaaatggggtctGGGATCCTTGTAACTATTTTCTTCATGGGTTGTTGAGAggaaaaatttttgtttgttggtttaatttttaagattgcacttatgatttcactggtatttAAGAAACTCCCATTGAGGAGAATCCCTCTACCAGTGCAGATTTgcacttcttcattttacagtctTTGAAGGGTTGTCTAAGGAATGGAAAaattcaagtgacttgtctagggtcacacagccaggatgtgtcagaggtgggacttgaacctcTGGATGGGGATCTGCTTTCTACTCacccttttctgtctctcttttctggCAGAAAAGGAGGGTAGACTTGGGAAGGGGGCGTTTGAAGGTAGACCATGATTCCAGGCCTCTTGGTGTAATTCTTGTCATTGTTTCCCTTCCTTTGAAAGCTGGGAGTGTCCACTCTCCTTCCGCCAGCATGGCGGCATCTACCCAGTATCGGCAGCTGATCAATGACTATGGACCCCCATCTCTGGGCTATACCCAGGTAAGAAGTggttctccttttctttcctcttgggCTATTTCAGGCCTGAGAGATGGGAAACAGAAGGACAAGGGCAGGGGAGGTAGGCCCTGAGCTTTGGAGGAGAGAAAATGATCACAGTATCCTTCTTCAGATGATCTGGTCTTAGAGGAATAACATAAAGATGGGCATCCCTGGCAGCCCCCAAAGGACTTTACAATGTAGGCAGAGAAGTGGGCCCTAAGAGCAGGGCACATAAGTCCTTTTCCCCCATCAAGCAAATGAGGTCCACAGTTTGGATCTGAAGAGTGACCAGAGCTGGGTGGTATTGAATAGGGAAAGTTTCTCAGAGGTGGAGAACTAGGACCAGGGCCTGACAAGGGGAAGGCATCCCAGACTTCATGAGTTTTTTCAAGTTTACTCCTTGATTCCCTGGGACTCCTACATGATTACTAGTACACAAAGGAAGGACTGGATTGGAATCATTTATCTGCCCCCAGATCCATGGCTTGGGATGGCTGGTAATGGGCCTGTCTCCACATTGGCCAGGATGGCAAGAGAGAAAATAGGGCATGTTGAGCTTTAATTATGTGTTCctcaaaagacatttattaacaAAAGGCCAGGGGCCTTCCTTCCCCATCTGCCCCAAGTAATCTGTAGGCTTGAACAATGATTCCAGAAAAAgacttttctaattcattctggaggtcagagactggaggcagggacTAAGACAGAGTCTTCTAACTGGCTGTGTTCCTCTAAGTTGCCTGAGGAGTCTCTTGTGAGTCATTGGTGTTCTCTAGGGGAAGCAAGATCTGCAGTCTTTTGGCCCATCCCAGTAACGGTGGACTTTGCTTTCGTAATTCTAGTACTGTCTTCCAAGAATGGGAGCCTGGTGCCCGTAGTCCCACCATTGACTGGGGCTGGATCCCCAAGTTTGGAGAAGAGCTTCTCCTGTTCTAGAGGGGCAGCATATGATTCTAGAGGCAGGGACATTGTTACATATCTGGCCCAAGAACTTAGCCACTCAGAGGCAGGATGATTGTTTCTCGGAACACAGAAGTCCATGGCCCAGTGGGGTCAAAGCTTACCTCCTCATGCCCCGCCAAGCCTACTTGTCCCAGGAAGGGAAGCAGGCAAGGGTGAGGGAAAGGGACCGGCTCAAAAAGCATCGTAAACAGAAGGACAGCCTGAAAAGGAATGTGGAGCGGCAGAGGAATGCCAAAGCCATGAAGCGCCGACgtgaagatgagaaggaaagggagaaggagcaCAGGAAGGACAGAGAGGACAAGAGGAGGCGTAGGGAGAAtctggaggagagggagaaagagaggaagaaagaccGTGAAACCAAGAAGAGGCAgcggagggagaaggaagagaggcagAAGGCGCCATTCAAAGATGTGGTTACCCTGATGCCGCTATGGgacaaggaggaggaagaggaggaggaggaagaggatgaagagttggaagaggaggaagagctggaagaggaggaggaagaggtagAGGAAgtggaaagagaggaggaggaagaggaggagcaggaggaaaaggaagaaagggaaaagagagagaaagaacaaacgCCTGTGTTCCTGGGAACTACAGCTTCATTGGTCTGTGTGCTTGCCTTGTACTGTTCTTTGTAAttgacggggggggggggaaagggtttattttttagaaaagcaTCATGGAGGCACAGAGTTGGAATGAATAAAAATGCCTTCCATTGTCCAACTGCCATTTAAAATTTCTAGCCAATTTTTGAGCCCAGTTCTTCCCACTCAGCTCTAGTCACAAATCTCTTAACACGTGGAGCCTTTCCCCAGCCCCTCTGGACTTTCTCCCGCTAGGATGGCAGAGCTGTGCTACTGGCAGAGTGGTGATCTTATTGTTTTACATAAGGGGAATGTAGGTACAGAGAGGTTTGGAactttgctcagggtcacacagcagagCCAGGAATCCTTTTCAAACAAGTAATTTGATGGAGACCTAGAAGGGTCCTGGGAGACTGTCTTGTccaacaacctcattttacagatgagggaagtgacttgtctgaggtcacataggtagtaaatgacAAAACTTGGCCTGGAAGACTGGTCCCTTTCTTAGGTTAGCCTTTCTCAAAGCCATACTGATTACCCATCATGCCCTTCCTCACATGCCCTGCCCACCCAAAGCTCTGAGACCATTCATTCTGCTGCTGCCTGGGCTAGGGGTGTATGGGGGTGTGATCAGGGTGCCTGTGCCTTGCTCTTCAACACTGTCTTGTCTTTGGCCACTGCTACCTGGTGGCCTAGACTGGCTGAAGGTGTGGTGGTGGGCTCTGGATTTCTCCACTGTCATTCTGATAATCTCTCTGATTCTAGGGTTCAGGGAGCAGCCAGGTACCTCAAAGCAAATATGCAGAACTTCTAGCTATCATCGAAGAGCTAGGGAAAGAGATCAGACCTACATATGCAGGGAGCAAAAGTGCCATGGAGAGGCTAAAACGAGGTAAGTATTGGGTGGGCTCCGGGGCAGTCCCAGAGGGTAGGGCTTATTTGAGAGGACTTAGAATCATAAACTAGAAAGGTCAAAAGGAACCGAAGATCCAAGTTCCAAAGCCTGAAGGGACTTTAGACCAATCCTCTTtctttacaaaggaggaaatttgAGGCATAATAAGATTAAATGTTTGCCCAGTGACAGAGCTGGGATTAAAACTCTGTTGTTTTCCACTTTGGAAACTCTATCATTGGCCCTAGACTCCAAGGAGCAGTCAAGGAAGGAAGGACATGTACCCTCATGACCAGTGAGAATCCTGGTGTTTTAgccttagaactggaagggatcttagaagggGAGGCAATaggacccagtggatagagtaccagccttggaccTGAGAAGACTCAGGCTTGAATCCTGCCGAGACACATTAGCTTGTTGAGctgggcaaattattttacctggcacagcctcagtttcctcatctgtaacatggaaCGAGGagtcctatctgtaaaatgggaataataatggctcTGATGAG
This window harbors:
- the CDK2AP1 gene encoding cyclin-dependent kinase 2-associated protein 1 isoform X3 yields the protein MAASTQYRQLINDYGPPSLGYTQGSGSSQVPQSKYAELLAIIEELGKEIRPTYAGSKSAMERLKRGIIHARGLVRECLAETERNARS
- the CDK2AP1 gene encoding cyclin-dependent kinase 2-associated protein 1 isoform X1; the protein is MILEAGTLLHIWPKNLATQRQDDCFSEHRSPWPSGVKAYLLMPRQAYLSQEGKQARVRERDRLKKHRKQKDSLKRNVERQRNAKAMKRRREDEKEREKEHRKDREDKRRRRENLEEREKERKKDRETKKRQRREKEERQKAPFKDVVTLMPLWDKEEEEEEEEEDEELEEEEELEEEEEEVEEVEREEEEEEEQEEKEEREKREKEQTPVFLGTTASLGSGSSQVPQSKYAELLAIIEELGKEIRPTYAGSKSAMERLKRGIIHARGLVRECLAETERNARS
- the CDK2AP1 gene encoding cyclin-dependent kinase 2-associated protein 1 isoform X2; translated protein: MSYKPTAGAPLAPAGSVHSPSASMAASTQYRQLINDYGPPSLGYTQGSGSSQVPQSKYAELLAIIEELGKEIRPTYAGSKSAMERLKRGIIHARGLVRECLAETERNARS